The genomic region GGTACAGGCATTGGAGAAGGCACTCAAGAGCCTCTGGGTCGTCGTCGAAGCGGCTCCAGCTCACGACGTGACGTTTCCGCGAATTGGTCCGTAAGAACTGTTCTGAAGTAGAAGGAGTTGGAACACAAGATGATCTTGCGTGCGTAGACCGATCGGCCAGAGAAGATGATGGTGATGTCCGAGAAGGTTCACGGTTACTATAGAAACGGGCAACGTGAAGTAGTGGTGGTCGTGCCATAATCATTTTGTGGTCAAGTCTCGTGGATGATGACGGTGTGAGTCCAAGTCATGCATGCGATCGAGGCCTAGTCTAGAGTCAGTACTGGAGCAGCGATGTTTGCTCCGAGTGCCGCCTGCGTGGAGGTCCTAATGCAGCACATAGTATCTGATGCGCTTGGTGAGACTGCGGCGATGCCTTTTGAAAGCACGAATACTACAGGCGAGGCACATGGTAATACTGTCGCTGCCAGGAGAACTCGGACGTCGTTGAGGTGACTGCCTGAAATCGAGAGGAAAGTTGGTATCGGTCGTGCTTGACGTACGTAACCACGCCCCCAACGGGCTACTTTCTGTAGACTTCTGATGCGTAATAGTCGACAGCTCGCTTCGGTCTTGATGGTCGGCGGCGGGGGTGTCCTCTGTCGCTGCACCGCATGAATGGAATCGCATGATCCAGCCATGGTTATCAAGACTGTTCCAACGAAAAAGAGAAGCGTGCCAAGTGGCTTGTCTTTCATAGCAGCCTCGCTGCATCGATTCCGCACAGAAGAAATTACTTATACTGACAGACCTAGTAAAAGCAGTGCTGTGCTCTGCAAAGACAACTGCAAAGTCGTGTGTCTCCGCCCCAAGTCCATCCCATCCCATGACATGAAATGCGCTCGCGCTAGTAACCAGTATGCATAGCGCTCCTCTCAAACACCTGAATTCGCCCTTTCGCCACTCCAGATGCATTGTGCTCATTCTCAGCGTACAAGGCGTGGTTCTCATCTTTCTTCTCTCTTTCCGATCAAAAAGGTGTCGTTCGAGTTTGAACGACCCTTGTCCATGGTATCCAGGATGTCGTATGTTGCATTCGGAGCTGCTTCCGTCAAGGCGCAGCTGTTCCGATCTGATCCCGGCTCGCGGGGTATTGTGGTTTCGTGATGGCTGCCTGCGCTCGTTTCGTGTCGATTAGGCCGCTTGGTAGAGGAGAAGCGGCTCGCCGACGTTCTCGATCTCGGGGATTGTGCATCGTAGATCGAATGCTTTCGATAGCACGATCTTGAAGATCTGGGAGGTGGTCAgttcatcatcatcatcatcaacAGTAGCCGCATGTTTGCATGGTAGAGATGCATGACCGAGGACGAACCTTCTGCACGTTGATGCTGTGACTTGTGCTCGAGAAGATCAAGCTGGCTTTCATGGCCTTTGCGAATCTCTTCGCTTGAGTGGAGATTTCTTCTTGCTCTTCTCGCGGAAAGTTGACGAAGTGGTCATATTTTGTGCCGACTAAGAAGGGGATGGCTGTCTTGTTGAAACCGCGCCCTTGACGGTACCACTCCTTGATGCTGTTGAGTGTGGACTTGCGAGTGAGGTCGAACATGAAAAGGATGGCGACTGCGTCGTTGCAAACCAGAGGCAGCATGTTGACGAACTCGCGCTGGCCTCCGAGATCCCAGATGGAGAATGTGATCTCTGTGTTGCGTATGGATATGGTCTTCTCCATGAAGTTGACGCCTGCAAGCACTTATTAGCGCAAGCAATATGCACAGCATATAGCTCCACTCACCCAACGTCTGTATGTAGTCCTCGTCCCAGCTGCCCTCCACATACTTGACCATCAAGCTCGTCTTGCCAATCTGCGCATCTCCGACCATGCCCACCTTGATGACCACCGACGCATTCTTTGGTGCCTGTTGCTGACCATTCTGTGCCTGGCTCTGTGTCGAAGCGGGCCTGCTTAGCCCATTGCCGTTCTGGAGGTGGTCTGAGGCGTTATCGTGAGAGTAGGATCGTGAGAAGCCGGTGTCGGAGTATGATGTTTGCGGCCGGCCATCGTACGTGGGGTTCGACTGCGGTTGCGAGTTGAGAGAGGAAGCGGTGATTGTGTGCATTGAGGCGTCGTCGGGGGAGGGATGCTTCTCGCTGCTGCCGTTGGCCTGGTCGAGGTCCATGGCGGCGGCTGTTGTGGTGTTGTTTTATGTCCCACCCGATCAGGGGACACGTCCGTATCCTGGCTGCGGCGGTGCTGACTGCGTCTCGTGCGGTTGCTGCAGGTACGCTTTCTTTTGGGTTGAGCTGAGAGTTACGTGCCTCCTCCGGGCTTGCAGCGAGTTCCCTGTGCAGGCCAACAGCCAAAGCGGGACTTGTAGCCTCGGGTCCGGTCGGTCCCTTGCTCGAGTCACTTGACGCCCAGAATGTGCGACTGGCTGCGCAAAAGGGCCGTGAAGAAATGGTCAGCACGGGGACAGTGTCGTGCTTCCGGTGAAGGATAGGCGGAAGTGCCAAGGAGGAAGTATGGCTGATGCGCTTTGTATGGCAGCGGATGAGATCCGTCCCGCACGCAAACAATCAACAGCGCGGATGCAGGGATCGTGCACTCTTGCTCTGGTGAAGCCCCACCCTAGCGTGGAGATGCCCGAAGTCCCCGAACGAGCCGCTTGAAACAAGCACTTCTCGACACAATCACCCTACAGACACGTGAAGATATGTGTAGCGTGTGCAGATGCGACATGTCAGTGAATCTAGCAATCGCATGTATGTAAGAGTCGGCGGATTACGTGCACATGGTGTATTCTGGTCTCACCGTTTCACCCTGGTCCAGACGGCGGGAGATGTGCCTCCGTGTTATGGACGTCATCTGCATTGTGAACTCGAAGAAACCATCATCCACCAATATACACCCACCAACGATTGATTTCCCATACCCTTGCTCGCGGGATAGCATGTAAGACTTGTACGATACGCGCCCATGAGCTGACACCAACCATTCTCCATCATGCCACCCACCACAGCAACCACGCAGGCGCGCCTTGTCCTACCATCCAGAACATTTCCCTCCCAACACCCCAGATACACGCGATCACGACCCTTCGCATCAACGCACAGAGCATCGAGGCAAGAAGGACAACACCGTAAGTCCTCCTTCAGCTCGCGAGCACGAGAAGCACTGCGCGCCACGCCCATCGTCTGGAAGCCCATACCCATCGGCCTCGGCATTGCATTTCTGGGCGCTTTCCAACTCTATCGCATCAACGAGCGCGAAAGACGCAAAGACGAGGCGAGATGGCGACTGagcaaagatgaagaagACGACGAGTTTGACACGGACGTGATAGGACGACCCAAACCGAGACCGAGGATACGACCTAGTGGGCCATGGAGTGTTACGATAATGTCAACGCTGCCATTGAAGGCGTTGAGTAGATGGTGGGGATGGTTTAATAGCATTGATATACCCATGTTCGCAAGAGTGCCGGGCTTCAAGTTGTATGGCTGGGCCTTTGGTGTCAACTTTGATGAGATCGAGGAGGAGGATCTGAAGAAGTTCAGGAACTTGTCGGAGTTCTTCTATCGCACATTGAAGCCTGGAGTGAGGCCGTTGGATCCACACCCGAATGCGCTGTCGAGCCCGGCAGATGGCAGGATTGTGCAGTTCGGACTGATTGAGCATGGGGAGGTTGAGCAGGTCAAAGGCGTGACATACAGCGTGGACGCATTGCTGGGAGCAAAGCCCACTGCTGGCACACCAGGAACAAGCAACATCCCCGGCACGGCGGGAGCGCCAAAAATGAGCAAGGACAGGACAAGGGACGGCGATGAAGAGATCCTCCGTGAGGACGAAGAGTTCGCCCGCATCAACGGTATCTCCTACAACCTACCAAGCTTGCTCTCTGGCGCAGCATCAGGAAAGAAGAGGAGATCATGGTGGAAACTACCCAAATCCGGCAACGAGTCAGACCCCAAGAACACCGACCCCAAACTACGAGAAGGAGGCTCGGAAGCATCCATCATCCCAACATCCGACCAATCCACAAAATCAGCCCCCTCCTCCGAACAGGAAGTCGCCCGAGACCTCGCCTCACGAGAGAAACCCTGGTATGCACCAGCAGAACAACAAGAAGTGCCCACAGCACTCTACTACTGCGTAGTCTACCTCGCACCCGGCGACTACCACCGCTTCCACTCTCCCGTCTCATGGGTCGTCGAGAGCAGACGGCACTTCGCTGGTGAACTCTACTCAGTCTCTCCCTTCCTAGTCAAGAACCTGCCAGGCCTCTTCACCCTCAACGAGCGCGTCGCCCTCCTCGGCCGATGGAAATACGGCTTCTTCTCCTACACCCCCGTCGGCGCTACGAATGTCGGCTCCATCGTTATCAACTTCGATCGCGAATTACGAACAAATAGCCTTTTAACCGATACCCTCGCGGACAAGGCCGCAGAGGAAGCGTCAGAGCGTGGGGAACCATATTCCGGCTACGCCGAGGCTACATACACCTCCGCGTCAAAAGTACTCGGTGGCCATGCATTGAGGCGAGGCGAAGAGATGGGTGGCTTCCAGCTTGGGAGCACGATCGTCATGGTGTTTGAGGCTCCTAAGGGACGGAGACCGACGTTTGATGAGGGCTTTACGGGGACGGAGAGGAGAGGCGGGTGGAAGTGGTGTATTGAGAATGGGAAGAAGGTGCAGGTCGGGGAGAAGTTGGGGTTTGTGGATCATCCGGAGGATGAAGGACGATGAGTACAATGCGGTGGACTGATGATCTCCCCTCGGCCTTACGAGGCAATGTCACCGTTGCTGCCGCCGTTCCTCGATGC from Fulvia fulva chromosome 2, complete sequence harbors:
- a CDS encoding Septum-promoting GTP-binding protein 1 → MDLDQANGSSEKHPSPDDASMHTITASSLNSQPQSNPTYDGRPQTSYSDTGFSRSYSHDNASDHLQNGNGLSRPASTQSQAQNGQQQAPKNASVVIKVGMVGDAQIGKTSLMVKYVEGSWDEDYIQTLGVNFMEKTISIRNTEITFSIWDLGGQREFVNMLPLVCNDAVAILFMFDLTRKSTLNSIKEWYRQGRGFNKTAIPFLVGTKYDHFVNFPREEQEEISTQAKRFAKAMKASLIFSSTSHSINVQKIFKIVLSKAFDLRCTIPEIENVGEPLLLYQAA
- a CDS encoding Phosphatidylserine decarboxylase proenzyme 1, mitochondrial; the protein is MPPTTATTQARLVLPSRTFPSQHPRYTRSRPFASTHRASRQEGQHRKSSFSSRAREALRATPIVWKPIPIGLGIAFLGAFQLYRINERERRKDEARWRLSKDEEDDEFDTDVIGRPKPRPRIRPSGPWSVTIMSTLPLKALSRWWGWFNSIDIPMFARVPGFKLYGWAFGVNFDEIEEEDLKKFRNLSEFFYRTLKPGVRPLDPHPNALSSPADGRIVQFGLIEHGEVEQVKGVTYSVDALLGAKPTAGTPGTSNIPGTAGAPKMSKDRTRDGDEEILREDEEFARINGISYNLPSLLSGAASGKKRRSWWKLPKSGNESDPKNTDPKLREGGSEASIIPTSDQSTKSAPSSEQEVARDLASREKPWYAPAEQQEVPTALYYCVVYLAPGDYHRFHSPVSWVVESRRHFAGELYSVSPFLVKNLPGLFTLNERVALLGRWKYGFFSYTPVGATNVGSIVINFDRELRTNSLLTDTLADKAAEEASERGEPYSGYAEATYTSASKVLGGHALRRGEEMGGFQLGSTIVMVFEAPKGRRPTFDEGFTGTERRGGWKWCIENGKKVQVGEKLGFVDHPEDEGR